In Rhipicephalus sanguineus isolate Rsan-2018 unplaced genomic scaffold, BIME_Rsan_1.4 Seq21, whole genome shotgun sequence, the following proteins share a genomic window:
- the LOC119376714 gene encoding uncharacterized protein K02A2.6-like, with protein MEMDMLPPRIQRLRLKTMQYQFRMLHVPGKLLATADTLSRITHKASTPADTVELFAAQVVGCMSKVLPLSPEDVRQAQESDGECKVLISFCQQGWPRKTKLPLHVSKYASVADELSVCDGILLKGPRIVIPSSLRPVVLTLLHEGHQGVNRTKALAREPVWWPGISADIASLVTNCEQCASTRVNLAEPLVSTALPGRPWEFLGMDLFHLNGQTFLLVVDYYSRFPEVVTLRSTTARAVIDALKSIFAHHGIPQDIRSDNGPPFSSQEYVAFATSYGFNHATSSPHYARSNGEAERMAIRGGPAVQCDSRPCCPVRLYVY; from the coding sequence ATGGAAATGGATATGTTGCCGCCTCGTATTCAGAGACTACGGCTCAAGACAATGCAGTACCAGTTTCGCATGCTGCACGTGCCAGGAAAACTGCTAGCAACAGCAGATACCttatcacgtatcacccacaAGGCATCCACTCCTGCGGACACGGTGGAACTCTTCGCAGCACAAGTAGTCGGCTGCATGTCGAAAGTCTTGCCACTCAGCCCTGAAGATGTACGACAGGCACAAGAATCCGATGGAGAGTGCAAGGTCCTCATCTCCTTCTGCCAGCAGGGTTGGCCACGAAAGACcaagctacctctgcatgtgtcGAAGTACGCCTCCGTGGCGGACGAGCTCTCTGTCTGCGACGGtatcctgctgaaaggcccccGGATTGTCATCCCATCATCTCTTCGGCCGGTGGTCTTGACGCTGTTGCACGAAGGCCATCAGGGCGTCAACAGGACCAAGGCCCTAGCTCGGGAGCCGGTTTGGTGGCCGGGTATCTCAGCAGACATCGCCTCTCTCGTCACCAACTGTGAACAGTGCGCTTCCACCCGGGTGAACCTTGCAGAACCCCTAGTCTCCACAGCTCTACCTGGACGTCCCTGGGaatttctcggaatggacttgttCCATCTCAATGGCCAGACGTTCCTCCTGGTGGTGGACTACTACTCGAGGTTTCCCGAGGTGGTGACCCTGAGAAGCACTACAGCTCGGGCAGTCATCGATGCTCTCAAAAGCATCTTCGCACACCACGGAATCCCACAAGACATCAGGTCGGACAACGGCCCACCATTCTCGTCGCAAGAGTATGTGGCATTTGCAACGTCTTATGGCTTCAACCATGCGACCAGTAGCCCACACTACGCCCGGTCAAacggagaggcagagaggatg